AGAGCACGGACGCCAGCGCCTCCGTGGCGGCGGACCTCCTGAGCACCCTGAGCACCTTCCAGGTGGGGCTCAATTACCGATTCTGAGCCTCGAGGATCAGCTCCAGGAACTGCTTGCCGCTGGACAGCCTGTGTTGGCTCCGCTGCCCCAGTCGGAAGCCGAGCCGGGCTACCTGCTGGATCAGGTGTTCGGGGGCCACCAAGTGGAGCAGCGGGCCCAGCTGCCGGAGGCTGGAGAAGGGCGAGGGGGAAATCGCATCCTGGCTGTTGCAGGGCATTTGGAGGATGACCTGCAGGAGACCCCCGGGCTTGAGCAGGCTCCGGGCCGAGGCCAGCCCGCGGGCAGGTTCCGGGTATTCGAAGATGAGGGCTGCTGAGCCGGTCCACGGGAGGGATCCTGGGAGGTGGCTGGGCAAGGTCGCAGCAGGGGTATTCCTGCGTTCTTGATCCGGGTCAAGGAGTGGGGTAGGAGGCTGGCGCATCCTAGTTCTCACAGGAGAACGATCATGGAACGCCAGATCATCCGCATCGACGAGGACAAGTGCAACGGCTGCGGCAAGTGCGCCATCGGATGCCCCGAGGGGGCCCTCCAGATGATCGATGGAAAGGCCCGACTGGTCTCCGAGATCACCTGTGATGGCCTGGGGGCCTGCATCGGGGACTGCCCGGTGGGGGCCATCTCCGTCGAGACCCGGGAAGCCGCTCCCTACGACGAGTGCCTGACTCTGGATCACATCCTGCCCCAGGGGACCAACACCCTGAAGGCCCATCTCAGGCACCTGGCCGACCACGGCCAGACCACCTACCTCCATCAGGCCCTGGACTACCTCAAGGCCAGGCAGATCCCCATCCCGACCTACAAGGAGACTCCCATGCATGCTGGCTGCCCTGGTTCCGCCCCCCGCGACATCCTGCGCGCCCCTGCCGCACCCGCTGCCCAGGAGGGCCTGGTGAGCCAGCTCACCCAGTGGCCCGTGCAGCTTCACCTCATCGGTCCGGGCAATCCCACCTTCCAGAAGGCTGATCTCCTCCTGGCCGCCGACTGCGTGGGCTTCACCATGGCCGACTTCAACCAGCGCTGCCTCCCCGGGAAGAAGCTGGCCATCGCCTGCCCCAAGCTGGACCAGAACCAGGAGGTCTACCTTGACAAGCTGGTGGCCCTCATCGACGAGGCCCAGGTCAACACCATCACGGTGATGATCATGGAGGTCCCCTGCTGCGGCGGGCTCCTGCGCCTGGCCCAGAGCGCCACCGCCAAGGCGAGCCGCAAGGTGCCCCTCAAGGTGATCGTGGTGGGCATTGATGGCGGCATCCGGCAGGAGAGCTGGGTGTGAACCTGAGTTGAAGGAAGGGGCCCGTCCCTGCGACGGGCCTTTCCCTGTACAGGGCTCAGGCCTTCGGGTGGAAGGTGCCGGTGCCCTGGCAGTTGGGGCAGGGGGTCCTGACCTGCAGGGTGCCACCGCAGCTCTTGCAGGGAAGCTGGAACGAACCGGTGCCCGAGCACTTGGCGCAGGGGGCTGAGAAGGCCAATTGCACCTTGTGCCCCTTGCAGCGGGGGCAGCGGGAGCCGTCCCGCAGGACTCCCGTCGCGCCGCATCGGACGCAGGGACCCGCCTCCTGGCTGTAGGTGCCCTGTCCGGAGCAGGTGCGGCAGGTGACCACGCTGAAACCCTGCCCCTTGCAGTGGTCGCAGGGGGAGCTGATCTGCCCGGTGCCCTCGCAGCGCAGGCAGGGGACGCCTCCCGGGCGGACCGGGAGTTTGGCCGGAGCGTCGGGCAGCAGGGCCGCCTTGGCCAGGATGGCCTTGTCCCGCTTGCGGCGTGCCTCGGCTTCCCGTTTCCGCTTGTCTGCCTGGATCGCCTTCTTGGTCATGGACTTCCTTTCGGTGGAGGCACCCGCCTGGAGGTGGGCCCGTCCGGAAGATAACCCATGGGAAGGTCCGGGGAAAGGCCCAGGGCGGGCTGCGCGTACAATGGTCTCCATGTCGGATTCGAGCAGCACCTTCTTCCAGAGTGACCAGGTAGACCAGAAGCCCATGCGCCATGCGCTCCTCTTCAGGCTCCTGGGTTACCTTAAGCCCTACTGGCTGGGGCTCCTGGTGCTCCTGGTGCTGATGGTGGCCGGAGCGGCCCTGGAGGTGGTGCCCTCGGAGTTCACCCTCCGTTTCCTGGACCACTTCATCGCCAAGGGGAGCCTGCACGGTGCCGGGCACCTCATCGGGGCTTTCGTGGGGTTGCTGGTGGTGGGCTTCTTCGTGCAGCTGGGACGCTTCGGGCTGCTGGCCTGGATCGGACAGCGGGCCATGCTGGATCTGCGCCAGGAGCTCTTCGCCCACCTGATGCGGCGCTCCACCCACTTCTTTCACCACAACCCGGTGGGGCGGCTCATGACCCGGGTCACCTCCGATGTGCAGAACCTCAACGAGATGTTCTCCTCGGGCTTTGTGGCAGTGGTGGGTGATGCCCTGACCCTGCTGGCCATCATCATCTGGATGTTCTCCAAGAACGTGGGGCTCTCCCTCATCGCCCTGGGGATCATGCCCTTCCTCCTGCTGGCCACGGAGATCTTCCGGCGCCAGGCGGGGGAGGCCTTCCGGGAGACCCAGGGGCGCTATGCCGCCATCCAGGCCTTCCTCCAGGAGCAACTGAGCGGCATGAGCCTGGTGCAGCTCAACGGGCGGGAGGATAGCACCCGCCAGAGCTTCTCGGCCCTGAACCAGAGCTATCTGGACGCCTTCATCCGCACGATCTTCGCCTACTCGGTCTTCTTCCCTGTGGTCGAGTTCATCACCAGCGCCACCCTGGCGGCCCTGATCTTCTATGCCGGGATCAAGCTCCAGGCCGGGACCCTCACCCTGGGGCTCCTTCTGGCCTTCATCCAGCAGTCCAGCCGCTTCTTCCGGCCCATCCGGGAGCTGGCGGAGCGGTACAACGTCATGCAGACCGCCATGGCCAGCAGTGAGCGCATCTTCAAGCTCCTGGACAACCGCGATGAGATCCGGGAGGTGGAATCCCCCAAGGTCGCCTCCTTCCAGGAGGGTATCCACCTGGAGGAGATCTCCTTCGCCTACGACGAGGGGGGACGTGAGGTCCTCCGCAGCCTCTCGGGCAGCATCCCCAAAGGGCGACGTGTGGCCGTGGTGGGCCACACCGGGGCCGGGAAGAGCACCCTGATCAATCTGCTCATGCGTTTCTACGATGTCAGCCGCGGGCGCATCACCGTGGACGGAATCGATCTGCGGGAGCTGAGGCTCAAGGATCTGCGGGGGCTCTTCGGACTGGTGCTCCAGGATGTCTTCATCTTCTCCGGCAGCCTGGAGGACAACATCCTCCTGGGCCGGGCGAAGGATTTCATCCGACTGGCCTCGGTGCTGGAGCAGAGCCAGCTGGGGGACCTGGTGGCCCGGCTGCCGGAGGGCCTGGACACCCAGGTGGGCGAGCGGGGTCAGAAGCTCTCCGCCGGTGAGCGCCAGCTGGTGGCCTTCGCCCGCATGCTCTACGGACAGCCGGAGATCCTGCTGCTGGACGAGGCCACCGCTAATATCGACAGCGAGACCGAGCACAAGATCCAGACGGTCATCGAGCGGGTGAGCCACCGCCTGACCACCTTCACCATCGCCCATCGCCTCAGCACCATCCGGGATGCCGACGAGATCTGGGTGATGGACCAGGGCCGTCTCATCGAGCGCGGCAACCACGACGAGCTGCTCGCCCGGGACGGGCACTATGCGAAGCTCGTGAGACTGCAATTCGAGGCCATGAACGCATGAAGAACCTGCCGCCGATCCTTCCCGTCACGGACCCCACACTGTCCTTGCCCCTCGCGGGGCAGGTGCGGCTGCTGGGAGAGCAGGGCTTCCCGCTGGTGCTCTTCCGCTCGGCTCCCCTGGATGGGGAAGATGCCTGGGCCCAGCTCCACCAGGCCTTGAGCGAGGCCGCTCTCCGGGGGGGCTGGCCCTTGATCACGGTGGAGGGCCGCGCTGAGCTCGTGGGGCGGGCCGCTGCTGAAGGCCTGACGCCATGGGGGGTGCTGCTGTCCCCGGATGGGCCCACCCCCACCGAGATCCGGTCCCTGCCCGGGCTGGAGGGGCTGCACATCGCGGTCAGCACCCAGAACCCCCTTCAGTGGTTCGAGTTGGACGCTGCCTGCGATCATGTCGTCTGCGGCCCTTTTCACAAGCTGGAGGGGCAGTCTGAACCCCTGGAGACCGAGGGGCTCCTGGCGGCCTGTTCCATCCTGCAGCCCCGGGGGCTGGGGGTGGCGGTCATCGGCGGTCTCACCCCGGAGGACACCGACAACTGCTTCTGGGTAGGGAGTTCCACCCTGGCCTGGACCTCGGAGTTCTGGCAGGTGGAAGAGGCCCGGACCCTTCTGTGGGAGGCCCAGCTCCTGCGCTGGAAGCACCAGCCCCCGGTCGCTCCCGGTCAGGGCGTACTCCTGGTGGGGGGCAGCGGGGGAGGCAAGAGCACCCTGGGCCGGGCCCTGGCGCCGATGCTGGGGCTTCCCCTGAAGGATCTGGATGACTGCATCGAGGAGCGGGCAGGGGTCTCCATTCCCGATATCTTCGCCTATGCCGGGGAGCAGGGTTTCCGGGACCTGGAAACCCGTCACCTGCAGGATGCCCTGAGCAATCCTTGCGTCCTCTGTGTGGGCGCCGGAGCCTGGCAGCGGGAGGAGAACCGCCGGGTGGCCCAGGACTCGGGTTTCTCGGTGCTCTGGCTGGCCGAGGATCCCGAAGTGGCCTGGAGCCGGGTTGGCCGCGACCCGCACCGTCCCCTGGCCCAGGAGGAGGCCGGCTTCCGGGCTCGCTGGCGGAGCCGGATCGGCGCCTGGAGCCTGCTGTCCCCGGTCCTGCCCCTGGGGCGGCAGGCAGAAGAGCTGGCCCGGGCCCTGGCTGCATCTGCCCGGTCCGGGGTTGTATAATTCTAACTGTTGGAAATCGTGTATGATGGAGGAACTGGTTCGACTTCCGGCCGGGGCCTTGGCGCCCGAGACCGCGGGTCACCCGGTCCTCTGATCCGCATGTCTGCGGCCGGAGGCGTGTGGAAAGGTGTGGGCATGCATTCGGGATACGGTCTTTTCAAACGCTACCTTCTTCTGGTGGCCGGGCTCTTCTTCATGGGACTGGGGGTCGCCCTGATCACGAAATCCCGGCTGGGCACCTCCCCGATCTCCAGCGTGCCCTACGTCCTGAGCATGTTCCTCCCCTTCACCATCGGCCAGTTCACCATCGGGCTCAGCATCCTCTTCATCCTCCTCCAGGTGCTGATCCTGAGGCGGGATTTCCTCCTGCTGGACTTCGCCCAGATCATGGTGGGGCCGGTGTTCGGCCTGTTCATCGATCTGGGGATGAGGTTCTTCGGAGCCGTGGCCCCTGGGGGCTACGGAGCCAGGATCTCGGTGCTTCTGGCGGGATGCCTGCTCCTGGGCTTCGGAATCTTCCTGCAGGTCGCAGCCCAGGTGATCATCAATCCCGGCGAAGGGGTGGTCCGGGCCCTCTCCCGGAAGCTGGGGATCAAGTTCGGTAGCGTGAAGATCTACTTTGATTCCCTACTGGTCCTCATCGCAGCCGCAATCTCCCTGGTGGCCTTCCGGGGGATCCGGGGACTCCGCGAGGGCACCGTGATCTCCGCCCTGCTGGTGGGTTTCTTCGTCAAGAAGATCGCGGCCTGGTGCCACCGCCGCCTGCCGGGTCTCAGCCTGGGTGAGGCCCCGGCAGGGCGCTGACCGCTGTTCAGTCCCCAGGCAGGGTCGCCGGACTCTGAACCTGAGTCAGGGAAGGGACCTTCAGGAGGCTGGAGCACAGCAGACCGGCCAGGCACACGATCCCGATGGTGGTGAGGGAGGCCTGGTAGAGGCCGGTGTGGTGGAGCAGGGCTGCCCCCACCACCACCCCCGCTGTGCCCCCCATCATGCCCACCCCCATCCAGATGCCCACAGTCTTGCCGACGATGGAACCCGGGAAGTTCATGGACACGAAGGTGATGCAGTTGGGGATGATCCAGCCCTCGAAGAAGCCCACCAGGAAGAGGAAGAGCGGCAGCGCCCGGAGCTTGGAGGTCACGGCCCCGGTCTTGAGACCGAAGACGCTCAGGGCCATCACCGCAAAGGCCAGCATGCAGGCCGCCTTCACGTGGCCCCTGAAGAACCTGCTCAAGATGAAGCCGCTCAGGGCCGAGCCCGCCATCATGGAGAGCTGGACCAGGCCCATGAACTTCCCGGCGACCAGGATGCCGTGTCCCGCGCCGAGGGGCGGCTGGGCCGAGAGATAGACCGGCGTCAGGTCGTTGATGGCGTTGAAGGCCCAGCTCATGCAGAAGATTGCGAGGATCCCAAGGTAGAAGACCGGGAGCCTGGCCGCACGGGCGAAGTCATGGGGTGAAGCGGTGGAGATGCTGTGCATGTCCGAGGCGAAGGCAGGAGGGCGGGGGCCGAAGGCCACCAGGGCGAAGGCCGCCAGACCGGCCAGGGGGAAGATCGAGAGCCAGGCCCCGGTGGTCTGGACGCTGTGGGTGCTCAGGAAGCTCATGGGGGAGCATGCGAAACCGAGACTGATTCCCAGGGCGACGCACATCCCCTGCAGCCCGGTGATGGGTCCCCGCTGGTGATACGGGAACCAGACCGCTGCGATGGAACCGATGGAGATCGTGACGGGACCGGCCCCTAGGCCGGAGATGATGCGGGTCAGCAGCATCCCCTGGAGGCTGTGTCCCAGAACAGGGGTCAGGAGCATCCCCGCAGCCACCAGGGCTGAGCTGGTGATCAGGGTCGGGGTGATGCCAAGGCGGTCGCAGCTGATGCCGCCGAGCACCGCGCCGATGGAGACGAAGATGGAGAAGGAGACCATGATGGCGCCTGTGGTGACCCCCAGGGGCGCGTGGAGGGACAGGGCAAGCTGCTCCATCAGGGGGGCCGGCCAGATGAGGCTCACTCCCTGGCCTATGGTGGCCACGATGAGCGCGGCGAAGACGAACCAGCGGAACTTCGGATAGGCGATGTCGGGCATCTTGTTCTCCTAGTAGATCGTGGAAGGCTTATTTCCCGGTGGCTGCGGCCACCATGGCCTTGACGTTGTCGGGCCTGGCGTTGGGGGGGACCTGGCAGCCGGCGCCCAGGATGAAGCCCGGTCCCATGTCCTGGATCAGGCGGGTGCTGTAGGTGTGGACCTCATCTGGCGTCCCCAGGGTCAGCAGGGAGGCCGGGACATCCCCGAAGAGGCACAGGTGGTCGCCCAGCGTGTCCCGGAGCTTGTGCATGTCCGTCCCGTGGTCGCTGGCGAAGATGCATCGGCCCTTCGGCAGCTCCCTGAAGAAGGCCAGATCCCGGTCCCAGCAGGCGTCGAAATGGAGGAAGACATGGGCGCCGCTATCCGTGATCGCCTCCACGGTCTCCCGGATAAAGGGCCAGACGAAGCGCTGCCAAGCCTTGGGGGAGAGGAACTCACTGGCCCCCCGCGATACCGCAAAGTAGACGGCGAAGGGACGGGTGGCGGCGATCTGGGAGCGCAGTGCGGTGAGGCTCCCGGCCTGGGCCACCTCCATGGCGGCCTTGACCTTGTCCGGCATGCGGAACATGTCCCGGGAGAAGCCGGTGAGGCCGCGTCCGGAACAGAAGGTCTCGAAGGGGATGAAGGCCGGGATGGGGCAGAGGGGGAGGATGCCCCGGTCCACAAAGTTCAGGGCCGCCTTCTGGAAGTCCGTGGCGAGGTAGATCCGGGCATCGGCGCCGGTCTGGGGAAGGCGCCGCCCCAGGTAGTCCCCTGTGAAGGCCGCCATGCCCTTGTCCAGGATCAGGTCGTAGTCCGCCTCGGTCATGAGGCTGACCTCCTCCACCTGCCAGGGCTCGTCCTCTCCCAGGTCTCTGCCGGGCAGCCGGTTCTTGGAGAGCCAGGCGGCCCCCAGGATCTGGGCGGTGGGGACCAGGGACTCCGCCGCATCCACCTCTCCCAGGGAGGCGATGCACTCGGCCATGAGCTCGCTGCCCCGATCCGGGCTTGAGATGAAGTCCTTGAGCTTCACCCCCATCGCCTTCCCGCAGAAGGCCTCCGCACAGATCATGACCGGCGTGCGGTCGGGCTTTTCCAGGGCCAGGGCGGCCGAGATCCGGGCCACACTCTGCCCCAGCTTCACGCTTGCATCCAACATCCAGGTCCTCCGATTCGGGATTGTTCCGAAGAGCGTAGGGCCTGCCTCTATGTGCATGGAAACGAAACGTTTCTACCGTTGCTATAGATCAGATTTATAGCCGTGCAAGGGGCGGATTCTCCTACCATGGGCTCAGTTCCCCCTCTCGACAGGTGACCCCTTGGACCTGGAACGCGTGAAATACTTCCTGGCCGTGGCCGACTGTCTGAGCTTCACCAAGGCAGGGCAGCGCCTCCATCTCACCCAGGCGGCGGTCAGCTACCAGATCGCAGCGCTGGAGGAGAGCACTGGGGTGAAACTCTTCAAGCGCGACAGCCACCGGGTCAGCCTCACCCGGGCCGGTGCCTATCTCCAGCGAGAGATGCTCCAGGTCATGGCCCACTGCGCAGAGGCCTTCGCCCAGGCGCGGCGGCTGGAGGAGGGTCTGGCCGGGGAGATCACCCTGGGCTATCTCGGGGGCATCGAGAAGAAGTTCATCCCCGCCTTCCTCAAGCGCTTCAGCCACGATCACCCAGAGGTGGCCGTCGGCTTCCAGGGGCACACCATTCCGAGCCTCATGCGCGCGCTCGAGGACCACTCCGTGGACATCGGCTTCACCGTCTCTGTCGGGCTGGGAGAGCTGCCGGGCTACGCCTCCATCCGCCTCTTTTCGGACCTGCCAGCCGTCCTCATGCCTCCGGATCACCCGCTGGCTTCCAGGGGCTCCCTGCGCGTCGAGGATCTTGCCCCATTCGATCTCGTGGCCATGGCGGCCGAAGTGAGTTCCCATACCTCCAACTGGCTGGAGGAGCTCTTCGCCCGCCATGGTGTCCGCCCCCGCATCGTCAGGACTGCCCGGGATCCGGGGACTCTGGTGCTGCTGGTCCAGGCGGGGCAGGGCCTCACCCTCCTCACCCGCCATGTGGCGAAGCTCTACCCTCTGGCGGGGATCCATCTCGTAGACCTGGTGGATGAGGACGCCCGGGTGGACTCCTTGGCCCTCTGGCGCAGGGACAATGACAACCCCTGCATCCCCCTCTTCCTGAAGAGCCTGGGGATCAGGCCCTGAAAGACCCACCACGAAGCAGCCCGTGCGGCGAGGTTGCTTCGTGGTGGATCCCTCCCTCAGAGCCGCTCGAAGATCGCCGCGATGCCCTGGCCGCCACCGATGCACATGGTCACCAGGGCGTAGCGGCCCTGGATGCGCTCCAGCTCGTAGAGGGCCTTGGTGGCGATGAAGGAGCCGCTGCAGCCGATGGGGTGGCCCAGGGCGATGGCACCGCCGTTGGGGTTGGTCTTCAGGGGGTCCAGGCCAAGCCCGCGGGAGACGGCGATGGCCTGGGCGGCGAAGGCCTCATTGGACTCGACGACATCCATCTGGTCCACGCTGAGCCCGGCGCGCTGCAGGGCCAGCTGGGTGGCGGGGATGGGGCCCTCGCCCATGACGTCATGGGAGACGCCGGCCACGGCATGGGCCACCAGGCGGGCCATGGGTTTCAGCCCCTTGGCCTGGGCGGCAGCGGCATCGGCCAGAACGAAGAAGGCGGCCCCGTCGTTGATGCCCGAGGCGTTGCCCGCGGTGACACTGCCTTCCTTCTTGAAGGCGGGCTTCATCCTGGCCAGGGCCTCGAGAGAGGTGCTCTTGGGGTGCTCGTCGGTGTCGAAGACCACCTCGCCCTTGCGCCCCTTGAGGGTGATGGGGAGGATCTGGGACTTGAAGCGCCCCTCGGCGATGGCCCGGGCCGCGCGGACCTGGGATTCCAGGGCCACGGCGTCCTGTTCCTCACGGGTGATGCCCCATTTGGCGGCGATGTTCTCGGCGGTCACGCCCATGTGCCCGGCGCCGAAGGGGTCCGTCAGGGTGGCCACCATCATGTCGGTGAGCTCTACGTTGCCCATGCGGGCGCCCCAGCGGGTGGTGGGGGTCAGGTAGCCACCCCTGCTCATGACCTCGACCCCGCCGCCCACGGCGAAGTCCGCCTCGCCGCAGCGGATGGCATTGGCCGCAGTGGCGATGGCCTGCAGGCCGGAGGCGCAGAGGCGGTTGACGCTCATGGCGGTGGATTCCATGGACATACCACCCTTAATGGCCGCTGTGCGGGCCACGTAGGGGAAGCGGGTATCCGTGGGGACGACATTGCCCACCACGGCGTAGGGGATCTCCGAGGGGTCCACGCCAGAGCGGCGGATGGCCTCGGCGATCACCAAGCCACCCAGCTCTCCAGGCTCCATGTCCTTGAGGGCACCCCCGAAGGTGCCGATGGCGGAGCGCACAGCGCTCAGGACGACGATTTCACGGTTCATGAAGACTCCTCAACAGGGTCAGGGGGGGGCGGGCCAAGCTGCCTCGCCCGGCGACTGTGTTCGATTCTGCCAGAGCTGAAGCCCCTTCAATCCTGCACCAGAAGCGTGCAGTGCTTCCCTGTGCGCTGTCCCGCTGGTGAGGGGCCTTGACGATGAGTGTCGTGGTTTATGATAGACGTATTTAAGAAATGTGTGTAAATATTTGTAATAATGATAGTTGTTTTTAATGACTCTTTGGGCGAATGACGGCCTGTCCCACTTTCGGCTCCATTCGGTTGAAAGGGGGCTGACAAGCGGCTTGGCTCGGCTCCGGCCATATGGACGGGGAGGGGGGGTGGGGGCAC
The sequence above is drawn from the uncultured Holophaga sp. genome and encodes:
- a CDS encoding 4Fe-4S binding protein: MERQIIRIDEDKCNGCGKCAIGCPEGALQMIDGKARLVSEITCDGLGACIGDCPVGAISVETREAAPYDECLTLDHILPQGTNTLKAHLRHLADHGQTTYLHQALDYLKARQIPIPTYKETPMHAGCPGSAPRDILRAPAAPAAQEGLVSQLTQWPVQLHLIGPGNPTFQKADLLLAADCVGFTMADFNQRCLPGKKLAIACPKLDQNQEVYLDKLVALIDEAQVNTITVMIMEVPCCGGLLRLAQSATAKASRKVPLKVIVVGIDGGIRQESWV
- a CDS encoding ABC transporter ATP-binding protein yields the protein MSDSSSTFFQSDQVDQKPMRHALLFRLLGYLKPYWLGLLVLLVLMVAGAALEVVPSEFTLRFLDHFIAKGSLHGAGHLIGAFVGLLVVGFFVQLGRFGLLAWIGQRAMLDLRQELFAHLMRRSTHFFHHNPVGRLMTRVTSDVQNLNEMFSSGFVAVVGDALTLLAIIIWMFSKNVGLSLIALGIMPFLLLATEIFRRQAGEAFRETQGRYAAIQAFLQEQLSGMSLVQLNGREDSTRQSFSALNQSYLDAFIRTIFAYSVFFPVVEFITSATLAALIFYAGIKLQAGTLTLGLLLAFIQQSSRFFRPIRELAERYNVMQTAMASSERIFKLLDNRDEIREVESPKVASFQEGIHLEEISFAYDEGGREVLRSLSGSIPKGRRVAVVGHTGAGKSTLINLLMRFYDVSRGRITVDGIDLRELRLKDLRGLFGLVLQDVFIFSGSLEDNILLGRAKDFIRLASVLEQSQLGDLVARLPEGLDTQVGERGQKLSAGERQLVAFARMLYGQPEILLLDEATANIDSETEHKIQTVIERVSHRLTTFTIAHRLSTIRDADEIWVMDQGRLIERGNHDELLARDGHYAKLVRLQFEAMNA
- a CDS encoding shikimate kinase encodes the protein MKNLPPILPVTDPTLSLPLAGQVRLLGEQGFPLVLFRSAPLDGEDAWAQLHQALSEAALRGGWPLITVEGRAELVGRAAAEGLTPWGVLLSPDGPTPTEIRSLPGLEGLHIAVSTQNPLQWFELDAACDHVVCGPFHKLEGQSEPLETEGLLAACSILQPRGLGVAVIGGLTPEDTDNCFWVGSSTLAWTSEFWQVEEARTLLWEAQLLRWKHQPPVAPGQGVLLVGGSGGGKSTLGRALAPMLGLPLKDLDDCIEERAGVSIPDIFAYAGEQGFRDLETRHLQDALSNPCVLCVGAGAWQREENRRVAQDSGFSVLWLAEDPEVAWSRVGRDPHRPLAQEEAGFRARWRSRIGAWSLLSPVLPLGRQAEELARALAASARSGVV
- a CDS encoding DUF6198 family protein translates to MHSGYGLFKRYLLLVAGLFFMGLGVALITKSRLGTSPISSVPYVLSMFLPFTIGQFTIGLSILFILLQVLILRRDFLLLDFAQIMVGPVFGLFIDLGMRFFGAVAPGGYGARISVLLAGCLLLGFGIFLQVAAQVIINPGEGVVRALSRKLGIKFGSVKIYFDSLLVLIAAAISLVAFRGIRGLREGTVISALLVGFFVKKIAAWCHRRLPGLSLGEAPAGR
- a CDS encoding MFS transporter, translating into MPDIAYPKFRWFVFAALIVATIGQGVSLIWPAPLMEQLALSLHAPLGVTTGAIMVSFSIFVSIGAVLGGISCDRLGITPTLITSSALVAAGMLLTPVLGHSLQGMLLTRIISGLGAGPVTISIGSIAAVWFPYHQRGPITGLQGMCVALGISLGFACSPMSFLSTHSVQTTGAWLSIFPLAGLAAFALVAFGPRPPAFASDMHSISTASPHDFARAARLPVFYLGILAIFCMSWAFNAINDLTPVYLSAQPPLGAGHGILVAGKFMGLVQLSMMAGSALSGFILSRFFRGHVKAACMLAFAVMALSVFGLKTGAVTSKLRALPLFLFLVGFFEGWIIPNCITFVSMNFPGSIVGKTVGIWMGVGMMGGTAGVVVGAALLHHTGLYQASLTTIGIVCLAGLLCSSLLKVPSLTQVQSPATLPGD
- a CDS encoding uroporphyrinogen decarboxylase family protein gives rise to the protein MLDASVKLGQSVARISAALALEKPDRTPVMICAEAFCGKAMGVKLKDFISSPDRGSELMAECIASLGEVDAAESLVPTAQILGAAWLSKNRLPGRDLGEDEPWQVEEVSLMTEADYDLILDKGMAAFTGDYLGRRLPQTGADARIYLATDFQKAALNFVDRGILPLCPIPAFIPFETFCSGRGLTGFSRDMFRMPDKVKAAMEVAQAGSLTALRSQIAATRPFAVYFAVSRGASEFLSPKAWQRFVWPFIRETVEAITDSGAHVFLHFDACWDRDLAFFRELPKGRCIFASDHGTDMHKLRDTLGDHLCLFGDVPASLLTLGTPDEVHTYSTRLIQDMGPGFILGAGCQVPPNARPDNVKAMVAAATGK
- a CDS encoding LysR substrate-binding domain-containing protein — translated: MDLERVKYFLAVADCLSFTKAGQRLHLTQAAVSYQIAALEESTGVKLFKRDSHRVSLTRAGAYLQREMLQVMAHCAEAFAQARRLEEGLAGEITLGYLGGIEKKFIPAFLKRFSHDHPEVAVGFQGHTIPSLMRALEDHSVDIGFTVSVGLGELPGYASIRLFSDLPAVLMPPDHPLASRGSLRVEDLAPFDLVAMAAEVSSHTSNWLEELFARHGVRPRIVRTARDPGTLVLLVQAGQGLTLLTRHVAKLYPLAGIHLVDLVDEDARVDSLALWRRDNDNPCIPLFLKSLGIRP
- a CDS encoding acetyl-CoA C-acyltransferase family protein, with protein sequence MNREIVVLSAVRSAIGTFGGALKDMEPGELGGLVIAEAIRRSGVDPSEIPYAVVGNVVPTDTRFPYVARTAAIKGGMSMESTAMSVNRLCASGLQAIATAANAIRCGEADFAVGGGVEVMSRGGYLTPTTRWGARMGNVELTDMMVATLTDPFGAGHMGVTAENIAAKWGITREEQDAVALESQVRAARAIAEGRFKSQILPITLKGRKGEVVFDTDEHPKSTSLEALARMKPAFKKEGSVTAGNASGINDGAAFFVLADAAAAQAKGLKPMARLVAHAVAGVSHDVMGEGPIPATQLALQRAGLSVDQMDVVESNEAFAAQAIAVSRGLGLDPLKTNPNGGAIALGHPIGCSGSFIATKALYELERIQGRYALVTMCIGGGQGIAAIFERL